The Electrophorus electricus isolate fEleEle1 chromosome 15, fEleEle1.pri, whole genome shotgun sequence genome segment AACCCTCACCCTTATATAGTCTTCTGTGTACCAGCTCAAACGCTAATCTATGAATGTGCTTGTTCAAGGAAAATGcactacaccccacacacacacacacacacacacacacacatagaggtatGACACACGGAATATAACAACACACATAGAATATAACAGCACAAACAGATAACATCCATGCACAACAGCAGTTCACCACCTAAGCACCAATAGGacaatgcacaaacacaacgcATCCTCATTACACAAGAGGTACATTTCATCTTTTAACATGTCTATCCTAAAAGTGTTAAGTCTTAAATCATAACCCTCACCCTTATATAGTCTTCTGTGTACCAGCTCAAACGCTAATCTATGAATGTGCTTGTTCAAGGAAAATGcactacaccccacacacacacacacacacacacacacacacacacacactcatttaaatccccccacccaaaaaaaaaagctctctaTAACTCCACGACCAACTTTGGTCACACAGTGTCGAGCTGTTGTGTACAAAACCTGAAATAATCCCATAATTGCCATATCATTCATGATTCACAGCATTAAATCACATGGCATTACCAGTCACGTTAAgttgaaacaaaacaatgaaattgtTTGAAATTGGGTCTGCATAAATCACCTTCAAATATGCAGCACTCAATAACACTGAGGTGGGAGAGGGTGCCTTCTTATTATTACCATACAGCATAACTATATATGGTtaatagatatatagatagagatacaGTAGAACTATATATAGATGTCATTACTGGTGGCAATACTACATCCTCATGGCTCATGGGTCCTGCAGATGTCATAAGGCATTAATGTAGTGTTATAGGCCATGGAGTAGCTTTAATTAACTTCACAATGTGACCTGGCCACAAATCAAATGATGAGGACATTTGTCACATTAAAATGACGTGAATCAAAGTGATCTGAAGAAATCCTAGAGGATAGACTTGTAGTGGGGTAGGGAGGCCTTTGTTAACGGGAAATGACATTAAACTGGAAATAAATACAACTATAGCCAGACTGACCTTTaagcaaaacagaaatgaaagtattGTATTTGTGTCATCTAGTGGGTATAAATGCTGGGAACTCCATTCAGAGCCAAGTTTTTGTATTTTACCTGCAATGACACGCAGGCACATGGTCTGGCATGTGGTTGTTTACTCTGTAGTCTTTGGAAAGTAAACTCTGCATTTAACTATTAAGTCATGCAGTTTATATAGACAGTAGTATGAGCTCTCCCCTCTCTTATATATGAAggcacacaattacacacagtcACTTGACACCAACGTGGTtttaatgaaatgcatgaaacagtgtaatacaaaaacaattattaaacagaaaacatatcAATGTGACgaaaatatttataacatagattatataaatgtataaatatatccTATACATGATTCTGAAATGGATGAGTATAAAATGgcaataaaataacaaaaacaaaaaacagaaaatagtcaATTAGAAGATGACAGGGATGTGTAGAAAGACTGTACCCTGCCTTGCAGTACATAAAGCACATTGGTGAATCCCGGATTCGACGTGATTAAAGTGACGGAAATTATTCATATTTGCTGGATCAAAATAATCTGATTCAACAACATCCCCAACAGTGATCACCTCTGACACTGATGAGGACACGCACTAAAAAACCTGATACATCATTGGACTGATTTTCTTAGAGGAGCCTTTCACAATATCAGTACCTCTAAGtaccaaaaaaataattattggaaaatacaaattaaactgAAAACACCCAACTCTGAGAGAACCTACATGTTCTTGCAAAATCTGAATGCACTAAGAGTGCTTCTGCTGCCATTAAGGTGTTATCTGTTTTTCCCATTtgtatagtctgtgtgtgtgcgcatgacttatgtgtgcatgtcagatGCATGTAAAGTATCCAGAATTAGAGCTGTGCTCTCACACATCTGTGTGAATTCCTTGAGTTGGGTGTGGTGGGTGTCTGCCGCATCATGTCCGCGCTCTCCATCGTGTTTCGTGTcatatgtgtgctgtgtgctggctgtgtgttttgactcgtgtgtgtggagtgtgtggtgtgtgtggtgtgccgCCGTGCACCGGCGCACGGGCATCTCCAGCTGCAGCCGTTTCCAGAAGCGAGACGAGAGCGGCACGGACTTCTCGCCCTCCCAGCGGACGAGCGTGAGGGCGAGGCGTGCCTGGCGGAGCTCTCGCACCCACTTCTGCTTGCGGACGGGTTTATACTCGACCAGGACCACCCTGAGGCTGCCCCCGCGCAGCATGCTGGCCAGCCCGGCCTGGAGCTCCAGCAGAGCCTGGGTCCCCCGCACCGCGCTGCACGCGCTCACTACCACCAGCAACCGACGGCTGCGCCCGACAAAATGCAGGGTGTCGTCCGTTATAgctacgcacacacatgcatcagaattaaacatacacaaagtATTTTACCGCACTTTTTTCTACACGcaagtgaagacacacacacacacacacacacacacacacacacatgcacacacacacacacacacacacacacacacacacacacacgcacacacgcacacgcacacgcacacacacacacacacgcacacgcacacgcacacgcacacacacacacacacacacacacacacacacacacacacacacacacacacacacacacacacacacacacacacttggaaaCATACCCAtagacacaaacaaataaaaatgccaGGATTACAACATGCAAGTATTAATATCAACTTACGCTGTgcaactcacacacacgcacacacacacactcacacacacacactcacacacacacactcactcacacactcactcacacacacactcacacacacactcacacacacactcacacacacactcacacaccacactctgtactgtgtgcacactcactccctcctgGTATGCTGTCTCTGTCGAAGATGCAGACAGAGTATCCAAGGTCCACCTCAAGCACCCGTCGCAGGGTTGTCATGAcaaactcctcctcctcaccatccCGTGCGTATGAGATATATACATCATACTCCTTATtgtctgcacacagacacagtataCACATCAAACTGCTCGTAATttacacgcacagacatatatacatattgtgCCAACAGCTGCCTACAGACAAAACATACTcacatcatatacacacacacacacacacacacacacacacacacacacacacacacacacacacacatcctacatcATACAGCTTTATCAtctatacataaacataaaatatacacatcCCACATCATTAAACATTCCCCAGATGTTTTAGTTCGGACTCAAGACGTAAACTTGGCATTGAGAAACAAATGTAGCAactgtttgtaatgtgaacaaATATTACATATAGCATTGTACACAATGGCAGATGGTGACTGGATATTATCTGAGAAAATATCAAcaacctcaaaaaaaaaaaaaaaatttaacaaaGTTACTGGCAAATTTTAGCAAATGAGCTAGCCACACAACTTCACAATTAAAAGGCTAATCTGGATGGCCATTTGcagcagctagctagcaaaaAACCAACAATAATTTTCCTCTTCAGCATCACCCCTGAACCCCTTTAAGGATTTGCCACCTCTGAAAAGCCAAGGCAATGTTTATTCTGGTTTTAGCGTGGGATCGCCTGCTCTCTTCACCTctatgtttctttgctttgacCATGAGTGAAACCGCATCAAACACTAACTTTCAGCACGGTATAGATGAGCACTGCGATCCACGCCCCCACTAATGTTACGCGGGTAACCAGCGCATAAAACCCACCCTTCCTTTTGAGCCTGTGCATATGACATTAATACATAAAGACGACTGACGCGGGCTGAAAAACTCCTGCTAAATCCGAAACTACAGCTGTGACGTTTGAATGAACATTTCATGCTCTACAGGCTGACTTACAGGAGAAGCAGAATATATTTTggcagttatttttttctcaactcagtaatttgagaaaaaaaatgtacaaatgcttTTTGGTATTGATTTCTGATATCCATAGAGGAATATCCTTCAGTtgcagagtgcatgtgtgttagtaATCTGCGCGCTCtgatgtgtgtacgtgtatattgTACCTGCGTCTCTCTCGTCAGTGCCGAACCAAGAACGGTAGAGCAGGTGCACCTCGAGGCGGAAGACACGATACAGCACGAAGAGGAGCAGAGCCAAAGCCAGAGTCACGCCcaacccacagcccagctctacTGAGGGAAtgtagactacacacacacacacacacacacacacacacacacacacacaccacggtcACGCCcaacccacagcccagctctacTGAGGAAAtgtaaactacacacacacacacacacacacacacacacacacacacacacaccacggtcACGCCcaacccacagcccagctctacTGAGGGAAtgtagactacacacacacacacacacacacacacacacacaccacggtcACACCcaacccacagcccagctctacTGAGGGAAtgtagactacacacacacacacacacacacacacacacacacacacaccacggtcACGCCcaacccacagcccagctctacTGAGGAAAtgtaaactacacacacacacacacacacacacacacacaccacggtcACGCCcaacccacagcccagctctacTGAGGGAAtgtagactacacacacacacacacacacacacacacacacacacacacaccacggtcATGCCcaacccacagcccagctctacTGAGAAAAtgtagactacacacacacacacacacacacacacacacacacacacacacacacacacaccacggtcACGCCcaacccacagcccagctctacTGAGGGAAtgtagactacacacacacacacacacacacacacacacacacacacacacacacacacacacacacacacacacacacacaccatggtcATGCCcaacccacagcccagctctacTGAGGGAAtgtagactacacacacacacacacacacacacacacacacacacacacacacacaccatggtcATGCCcaacccacagcccagctctacTGAGAAAAtgtagactacacacacacacacacaccacggtcACGCCcaacccacagcccagctctacTGAGAAAAtgtagactacacacacacacacacacacacacacacacaccacggtcACGCCcaacccacagcccagctctacTGAGGGAAtgtagactacacacacacacacacacacacacacacacacacacccacacaccatggTCATGCCCAGCCCACAGCTTAGCTCTACTGAGGGAATGTACactacagccacacacaacacagacctgTTGTTTTTCAGTCCCAGAGAAAGTTTTAAATCACTGAATGGTCTAGCCCACTCTTATTTTGACAATTTGCTTACACCCTTCACCACACAGTGATCTCTGAGGTCATACTCAGAATTTGTTGGCCATTCCAAGGGCTGGTCTGGACCCTAAAGGTGACCGTGCGTTTGTGGTTTATGCTCGGAGAGTATAGTCCACAACCTTAAATCAGGCCTAAACACATACCTGTATAAACTTGCATTTGAACAGTGAGAGGCCGGTTATTTTAGTTGGGTTATTACTTCCTTTGATATAAGACCAattttatgtgttttcttttgaagTATCTTAGGGGTAATGTGGTCTTATGTGTATTCGCTGTATTGATGTGGTATACAGCACTTTGGTCAgtggattttgttttaaaatgccttataaattaattttaagtacttatatacacacgcacacacacatacaggttcaCACCCAGCACACAACCCAGCTTTACTAAGGGAaaatatactacacacactataatgGAACTGTATAAAGGGTGTCTCTCTTATCAAGCCGGCAGGGAGGGTGTATTTTCAGTCCCTTCAAGTTTGATTTACAGTACTAAGCAGGCTGTTTCTGCAAGTACATATCATTTAGGCATATATGTAAGTTAGGTGTTTAGATACTCTTTGCTGGACACTCTCAGAGCAAATGGAATGAAAGATTATATCTGAATTGTATTACCTCTGGGTAGAATataaagacagatagagagagagagagagagagagcaaatagATTAAGGCAAATACGTCATgcataaatacatgcataacGAATGAAATGgacataaatgcacataaatgaATGTCCTAAATAGATTAATATATACATGCCTGACTATGCTACACTTACTCCCTTTAAAAGTGTAGTCAGTGCTACGTTAAATGTTATGTTAACTGTTTATCCCAAAGATTGAAAAGATATCCTTTGGTTAGGACTACATTTAAGAGTAGGTTTAGATAAAGTAATACAATAAACAGTGGAAAGATGTAATCTATGTTGTAATACAagtttgtgtgggtggtgtggggtggggtgggaagTAAGTTCTGTTTtggtgtagtgtgagtgtgtgtgtgtgtgtgtgtgtgtgtgtgtgtgtgtgtgtgagtgtgtgtgtgtgtgtgtgagtgtgtgtgtgtgtgtgtgtgtgtgtgtgtgagagagtgtgtgtgtgtgtgtgtgtgtgtgtgtgtgtgtgagagagtgtgtgtgtgtgtgtgtgagagagtgtgtgtgtgtgtgtgtgagtgtgtgtgtgtgtgtgtgtgtgtgtgtgtgtgtgtgtgtgtgtgtgtgtgtgagtgtgtgtgtgtgtgtgtgagagagtgtgtgtgtgtgtgtgtgtgtgtgtgtgtgagagagtgtgtgtgtgtgtgtgtgtgagagagtgtgtgtgtgtgtgtgtgtgtgtgtgtgtgtgtgtgcgtgcgcgtgtgtgtgtgtgtgttaccctctTCCTGCAGTGTAGCGGTTCGAGTGCTGAGTCCTCTGCTGTTCTTGGCAGTGCAGCGGAACTCCCTGTGCAGCTCTGCCGGACTGAACTCAGACACACGCAGTACCCGCTCCAAAGTCACGTCACCGAAGTTGTCATCCAGCAGTCTgcacgcacacccgcacacacacacacacacacacacacacacacacacacacacacacacacacacacacacacacacaacacaggtaAATATAGTCAAAACCAAGGAGCTgtagtaactgtgtgtgtgtgtgtgtgtgtgatcagtgctGCAGTGTACCTAGCCATAGGGGAGGTGTATCGTGGGTCTGCAAGCTCTTCCACTGTTTTGTTGTCGATGGTCCACCACACCTGTGGCTCCTCGTTCTCTAGGTAGGGTAGGTGAGCCCGACACAAGAGCTCCAGGTCGCTGCCTGACCAAGGGCCAAGGAAACACGTTATACGTTAGCTCCTGCAGTGGAGCAGTACTAAGCtttctcatgtgtgtgtgtttgcgaaAGTACGTTTGTAAAAGTAAACtgagcatatctgtgtgtgtgcgcgtgcgtgtgcgtgcgtgtgtgtgtatacatatgtgtttaGAGGGTTCATGACTAAAACTCACCCAGAGTAACAGTGTAGATGTGACCAAATGTTGGGTTCAGTATATTTGGCTCTTTGTTCCCTCTGGTagaggctgacacacacacgcacaaacacacacacacacacacacacacaaattaaaccGCGAAGACGACATGAAGACGtgaagagagcagaggaggagcaggagccaGACCGTACAGACGGCCTTGACGTTGATAGTTCGGGTAAAGTGATAGATACGGCCGCTGCTTTGGTAGGAGACGAGGCAGGTGTATGGGACGGCATAGTATTCCATCATCATGTAGATCACCAAGTCATTACCCTTCACCTCTCGATGAAAGGAAGGCAGGTTCCTCAGAAACGTCTGCGCAGACTCACTGTCACACTGGGAGGGAAAAGGCAGGAAGAAAGAGGTGAGACTCGGCCAGCGTTACAGACCCCCCCGCTCCCAAACGCGGACGAGCAGGACTCACGTAGTACCACGTGACCTTGTGTGTGTCGTTGGGCACGTGCTGCAGGTCGGggcagtggagtgtgtggtCACCCTCCAGGGGGATGGTCACGTTGCGGTGCAGGGTGATGTCACACTCTCCCGCACGGGGCACCACCTCCAGCTGCACCCCGATCTTCGCGCAAGACGAGATGTTCCTgcggcacacatgcacacgtgcacgctgATTTTGAGCGGTGCAAGTGTAGCTTgatctgaatatttaaaatacactaCAAATGCACTACTGAGCAACAAATTCTTAGAATtcagaataaacacaaaacagctatatatgtgcatgcacctTAACATTTGTGTGAGGCTGCGCGAGTTATTGGttgtgtgaaagagtgtgtgaatgtgtaactgtcttattgtatgtgtgtatgttgaaaTATCTGAAGGTGGACCAAATGCCTCACAGAGATCGGAATATCTGACATTGTTAATCATGAACAGTCCCTACAAGGATAGTAAAACGAGactgtgtgagcacgtgtgtgtgtgtgtgtgtgtgtgtgtgtatgactgaaagttactgtgtgtgtgtttaccgcAGCATGCAAATATACAGGCCGCTATCCTGCAGGGTGGCAGGCTGGATCCAGAGAGCATCGCGGTGTTTGAGCCGAGTACGCATGCGCAGGTCGATGGGCTccagctcgtgtgtgtgtgtgtgtcggtacCACATCAGCGTGAGGCCTGAGCTCTGGCTCTGGCTGTAGTTATAGAGGGCGGGGTGGAAGAAAAGGGGGCAGGAGAGACACCCCGCCTCCCCCTCATACACACGCACCAGCTCACTCGCCCACACTCCCCAGTCATGGCACTGTggatctgcacacacacacacgaaaaacgCAAATGAGTTGTGCTTCACCTGCACACATAAGCTACAGGACCGTAGGTTTGCAAATGTGCACACTCATAGAAATGTAGTGAAAACCCTGGCGTGAAGACAGAGCTAATCCACTATCTGTGACTGGCATATAACGTGAAATGTGTTCAGAATTCTACTGATTCCTGGTGAAATGCCCTGGATGAAGCCAAGAACATCCCTAGATCATTCTGGTCTCCATCGGCATCTCGGCAGGATGAACGTGGCCAGAGCAGCTTTCTCCATTCCAGAGACCCACTCATCCAAAGACCCGCAAAACCTTCCGAAATCGGAGATGGTTCTAATACACAGAGGAGCACTTCTCTTTGCCAAATGATGTCAGCAATCACGTTcataggtaaaaaaaaaaactccagaTTCACCATAAAGGAAATAGTACCCCCTGCAGGACAGCAGTCAGACATCTTGAGGCCTATATTAACCGTGAAGGCAACTGTAGAAGGGACTTTGTCAAACACTCTGGTATATTCAGCCATACACAGTGGTGGGGAGATCGAGTTTGACATTAGAGtaataaagaaatatggaaatgtttttgtaaaaacaaaaagcatatatatatatatatatatatatatatatatatatatatatatatatatatatatatatatatatatataaaaaatgtgtgtgtgtgtgcgcccctTTTGGGTAACCAAAACTCTAGTATGTATTGTTTGATATggtttgcatttacatttacagcatttagcagacgacACTTACAAAATTTACTCATGTTTACTATTGCATTCAtcattgtctgttatagagcttatatgtgttttgcacttctaggcatgtTGGGATTCAACAgtatggtatcttgaactctaacctctGCACTGgataggatacattctatgagtaaatgacaaagcaattttgtaagtcAGTCTGCTAATtgccaaaaatgtcaaatgtaaatgtaaatcactcTCTCAAACTTTAACACATatacatctctctcactcttgctctgTTGAACATGAAGCTGAGCTTATGAGAGTGTATGTAAGGGCCAAAGTGCACAGAATgataactaataactaataataaccAATAACAcatctgtcttcctcttcctcaacCTGCACACTCATTTCATACACTCCCACACATGCATATTTCCTCAAatcaatattcaaatattcagtAATTGAGCTATAAAACTTATGATATGTGTTGTAAAAGTTAAAATACTATAACGCCAGAGCCAATTGCAGCCTAAACAACATCATCAGTATCCACTCATTTAAGCCTTTATAGCCCAAACATAGAGAACCAacattacatgcacacacacacatgctcgcatgCCTGCACTTCCgcacagaaaaatgaaagataaGGCTTTTGGTTTTGCTTGAATGAGCAACAGTAAAATGATGCATTTCATTAATTACAATTCAGCATCAAGACTGTTACAATTGCTCAATTTTATGTCAGcattaactaacacacacacacacacacacacacacaaattaaagaTAGGTTTTCTTGGTAGAATAAGCAGCAATATAATGCCATTGCTGGCTGTATGCAAACAGCCAATTCTGCATTCCCAACACAGCACTAACTAGCGGGGgtacaatacacacattttctggCTCAGTACGATTGCCGattctaagaaaaaaacattctacTTGCCTTTTGATATttgcgtaaaaaaaaaaaaaagattctgtaGAACTTTTAAAAATTGTCGATACACTatttgagaaatatttttttatccattttttttctgcaaatcTTTTctgtattaacatttttacaggGTTTCACACTTGCGCACATGAACCCCCAACGTCCATACAGCTGTGCTGCATCTGGCTACTACTGTCTTAACAGTACGttcacacagcagagcagattCCTCCAAAAATCCACATGTAAACCCGGAGAAATCCGCCTCTAACGTTTCGCCAAGCGGAGAAGCAGCAAAGAAGATTTTATGGGGGCAATTTTAAGGGCCTGCAACTGACAGGGGCCCTCAAAAAGACTGTAATGGTGCGGTGAAGGGCCCAATGTGATATCTTTTCATGGCCCCCCACGATTCATACATCTTTGGGtgctgtatattatatataaaaaattgtttttattattgttgttattattttctcCCCCATCACTTGGCACACCCTTTTCTTCTGATCCGCAAGACGTCACTTGTCTCATGAGACGTGACACGTGAAGTGAATCCGGTCTGGCAATTCCACACCAAATAGTACTGGAATatacatgctgtgtgtgtctttgtgtgagtgtgtgcacaaaGTGTGTTTCTCTGGTGTGTAATTGCTCTGTCACATTCTTACTGGGTGAGGATTAGTCTTCCTattaaaaaccacacacacacacacacacaatcaactaCCACCAAATGTTACAAATAGCCTTACTGGGTCTGAACAATCCATTTTCTGTACCGCAGCGGGGACCATTTTTAATTATCTCTGTTCCTGTGGGACCAAGCAGCAGAGAAGTACACTCTTACAAGACCTCCTAGCCTTCCGGTTTGCTCGAgacagtgtgcatgcatgcgtgtgtgtgtgtgtgtgtgtgtgtgcgtgtgtgtgtggttgagggagagggagagagagagttctcaCTTACTACTCTAACCATTAATCTTCCAGGGCTCACTAATAAATGATTAGAAACTGGACTGGCCTAGGAAAGATCTGGGTTGGGAAACAAAAAACTGGGCCAGAAATCAGAACTGggcaaaaaaaatcagaagacCTGGGCTGGAAAGCAAAGATCTAGGCAAGGTACCTTTTGGCTAAACCAAAGGAACCTGATGGCAAATCTGGATGGCCAGAATGCTGTGCAGTTTGACGAATTCCCTGCTAAACCACCCCTGCTTCAACTCTTCAGTAATTTACCAGGCTGAGTCAGCAGATCCGAGCACATAAATCGCCTCCACCCAGTTTAGACTAAATAAGGTATGAACAAGATAAGAACATCTCCTCATGCACTAGGAACAGTTCAAGCTGGAGATGGGGTCTGTCTGCTGTGCCCCAAAGTCATAAGCCTGCCACTCCACATACTTTAACTTCAGTTGGTCTTAAATTATTTTGAGGCTTCGCTACACTATGAGAACTGGAGTCTAAGAGCACAGGAAAGATTCGAGCGATCCAACTTTCTCTGACAAATGAAAAGATTTAATGAGTGATGTGGTTGCTAAGAAGTACACAGAGGATGTGCCACAAACTCCGTAGGACTGGGTGAGTGAAAAGAGACTCAAGACATATGTGGTTAATGGAATAATATGGTTTGTTATCTATTATTCAAAGCTCACGTGTCACACTGGAGGCACAACAAGCTCTAAGCCAAATCCAACAGATGTGGAATCACGAGGTTGTTACGCCTGCTCGTCAGTTGCCCTCCTCGCCACCAGAGGTCGCCTTCTCCCGAATACAGCCTTCTTTTTCAAGTAGGTAAGCTCACCGATCTGTATGTTCCTTGCAAAGGCTTGTTTGGTCATCGTGAGCAGGTCTATGCGCGGTGGGGTGTTGATCCCGGGGTTCGCCAGGTAAGAACTACTCCATCGTTTCCAGGTAGGTTGCGACTCAAGAGGCACATTTATTGGTTTGCACACAGgagaaaaaatagaaaaattaaaaacatagttAAAAAAAAGGCTCTTGGCACATGATAACTGACTTGTTCTAGTCCTCTCAGCTGCCATTTCCTGCCTTAACACCAGTAACAGCTATTGTCTGGGGCCTCTCACCTGCCTTTCTCTCTAGCCTGAATCCACAGCTCTTTTTAAACTTGTAGCCCCACCCCTAATAAGCCTGGTCTAGTCCAGTCTGATGAAGCAAATGGGGTTCATGGAGAACCAACTCCTCATTCTTGACACGTATAATGACGTCATTTAACAATACGCACGCGTTACCgataaacacattttcacttgTCACTTATTTCAcagtttctctcttctccttagGTACCTCAATGTCAGACTATCCCCCCCCAACTGTGGCCCTTCAGGTAGCATTTGTGGAACCTGTGTCTTGTTGAACTCTAACTCTTATTAGTTCacgtatttaaaccctgccttgttgtctgtgttttggctgGTTATTGTTTATCCTTGCCGTCATGTGTTATTCCATGCCTTTTTTCATTTCCaagctttgtgttttgttttgtttaatttagtcATGTATTCCCATGCTTTATGTGTTGGTTCTATGACCCTGTACCGTTCAAACGACtgcgactctggatttgcccataataaatcttgcccTTCCCCACACGTCCGTCTGCCTCCTAACCGCTCAACGTAACAGAATAGCCAGCCTTCCAAGGATGCAGTGGCAGAGCGAGACTCTGGCATGTGCTTTTTCCACCGGGACGAAACTCCGGCTGTTTCTAatttttaaaggaaagaaaagccAGAATGGACATATTTCCTAATATGCACTGAAAACTGTAAATGagaatcaaaaacaaaaaggattCAATTTTGATGTTGGCAAACCAAGAGCTGTCCGTAACTCCCTGGGAATATGGTCCAGACCAACAAGCGCCAGCAGCAAGCACTTCTGTCTTATACTCATTAAGAAAGCTTCATGACATCCAGAACTTAGTGTGATTGCAACGAAGccgctggcccgagtgccgatgggcgtggagcaggacgcacagactccctcgatagtgaaagacgtttattaacacagaacacatattACGACGGTGGCACTCGCACACAACATTAACTACGGACGTGACTATACATTTTACTGGACATAGGCTACAGCAACATTCAACAGTGGCTACACAAACGTTTAACATacttcagcaaacaatgaccaacacactagcagaggtttacacagacagacaatagACTCCacgttaaaccccgtgcagATGCGTGCAGtcacggagggcgtggctac includes the following:
- the LOC113588549 gene encoding interleukin-1 receptor accessory protein isoform X4 — translated: MAAERTRTSQLSCAKSLFFNYVFNFSIFSPVCKPINVPLESQPTWKRWSSSYLANPGINTPPRIDLLTMTKQAFARNIQIDPQCHDWGVWASELVRVYEGEAGCLSCPLFFHPALYNYSQSQSSGLTLMWYRHTHTHELEPIDLRMRTRLKHRDALWIQPATLQDSGLYICMLRNISSCAKIGVQLEVVPRAGECDITLHRNVTIPLEGDHTLHCPDLQHVPNDTHKVTWYYCDSESAQTFLRNLPSFHREVKGNDLVIYMMMEYYAVPYTCLVSYQSSGRIYHFTRTINVKAVSSTRGNKEPNILNPTFGHIYTVTLGSDLELLCRAHLPYLENEEPQVWWTIDNKTVEELADPRYTSPMARLLDDNFGDVTLERVLRVSEFSPAELHREFRCTAKNSRGLSTRTATLQEEVYIPSVELGCGLGVTLALALLLFVLYRVFRLEVHLLYRSWFGTDERDADNKEYDVYISYARDGEEEEFVMTTLRRVLEVDLGYSVCIFDRDSIPGGTITDDTLHFVGRSRRLLVVVSACSAVRGTQALLELQAGLASMLRGGSLRVVLVEYKPVRKQKWVRELRQARLALTLVRWEGEKSVPLSSRFWKRLQLEMPVRRCTAAHHTHHTLHTHESKHTASTQHTYDTKHDGERGHDAADTHHTQLKEFTQMCESTALILDTLHASDMHT
- the LOC113588549 gene encoding interleukin-1 receptor accessory protein isoform X8 gives rise to the protein MKMLISTLLFLSMVRMARFTLAEEQPTRQSDPQCHDWGVWASELVRVYEGEAGCLSCPLFFHPALYNYSQSQSSGLTLMWYRHTHTHELEPIDLRMRTRLKHRDALWIQPATLQDSGLYICMLRNISSCAKIGVQLEVVPRAGECDITLHRNVTIPLEGDHTLHCPDLQHVPNDTHKVTWYYCDSESAQTFLRNLPSFHREVKGNDLVIYMMMEYYAVPYTCLVSYQSSGRIYHFTRTINVKAVSSTRGNKEPNILNPTFGHIYTVTLGSDLELLCRAHLPYLENEEPQVWWTIDNKTVEELADPRYTSPMARLLDDNFGDVTLERVLRVSEFSPAELHREFRCTAKNSRGLSTRTATLQEEVYIPSVELGCGLGVTLALALLLFVLYRVFRLEVHLLYRSWFGTDERDADNKEYDVYISYARDGEEEEFVMTTLRRVLEVDLGYSVCIFDRDSIPGGTITDDTLHFVGRSRRLLVVVSACSAVRGTQALLELQAGLASMLRGGSLRVVLVEYKPVRKQKWVRELRQARLALTLVRWEGEKSVPLSSRFWKRLQLEMPVRRCTAAHHTHHTLHTHESKHTASTQHTYDTKHDGERGHDAADTHHTQLKEFTQMCESTALILDTLHASDMHT
- the LOC113588549 gene encoding interleukin-1 receptor accessory protein isoform X7 — protein: MTKQAFARNIQIGTEIIKNGPRCGTENGLFRPNPQCHDWGVWASELVRVYEGEAGCLSCPLFFHPALYNYSQSQSSGLTLMWYRHTHTHELEPIDLRMRTRLKHRDALWIQPATLQDSGLYICMLRNISSCAKIGVQLEVVPRAGECDITLHRNVTIPLEGDHTLHCPDLQHVPNDTHKVTWYYCDSESAQTFLRNLPSFHREVKGNDLVIYMMMEYYAVPYTCLVSYQSSGRIYHFTRTINVKAVSSTRGNKEPNILNPTFGHIYTVTLGSDLELLCRAHLPYLENEEPQVWWTIDNKTVEELADPRYTSPMARLLDDNFGDVTLERVLRVSEFSPAELHREFRCTAKNSRGLSTRTATLQEEVYIPSVELGCGLGVTLALALLLFVLYRVFRLEVHLLYRSWFGTDERDADNKEYDVYISYARDGEEEEFVMTTLRRVLEVDLGYSVCIFDRDSIPGGTITDDTLHFVGRSRRLLVVVSACSAVRGTQALLELQAGLASMLRGGSLRVVLVEYKPVRKQKWVRELRQARLALTLVRWEGEKSVPLSSRFWKRLQLEMPVRRCTAAHHTHHTLHTHESKHTASTQHTYDTKHDGERGHDAADTHHTQLKEFTQMCESTALILDTLHASDMHT